TGCGGCCGTGCCGCCTTCTCCCAGTATACCTCAATTCCTTTCTTTTTTTCGTTATTTTTTCCTTAAATTTACAAAACATCACTCTAGTAATGTATCCTGTTTTTCCTCTTCCGCCGTTTCACCTGCCGCCAAATGATGAATCCGCTTCAAAAACGGCACAACAAAGAGATAGAGCAGCGCCACCGAAAGCATTGCTGCTGCGCAGTATAAGAAAAGCGTTGCATATAGCTGCGCATAGGTTTCCACGCTCGCTCCGGGCGCAACATCGCCGCCCACCCACGCGGTCAACAGCCCCGATACATAACCGCCCGCCGCCATCGAAAAAAACATCGATCCCATCATGAAGCCGCTAATATTTTTCGGCGCAAGCTGGGCAATCAAAGACAGACTGATCGGCCCACTTAAAACATCAGAAATCGTAAAAATAAAGAATCCCAAGATGACCAACCAAATAGATGCCTTTGCACCCGTGACCGCTCCCTGGGCCGTCAATCCGAACACGAGAAAGCTGAGCGACATGACCGACAAGGCGAGGAAAAACTTAACCGGCGTCGAAGGTTCCCAATCCCTTTTCCCAAGCCAGCTGTACAGCGTAGCCAAGAGCGGCGCTAATACAATAACGAACAAACTATTGAACAGCAGACTGGCTGCGCCCGAGGAAATGCTGATTCCGGCAACTTGCATATCGACGACCCGGTCCATAAAGAGGATGATCGTATCGCTGACCTGTTGGTAGAGCGAAAAGTAAGCAATTTGGTATACTACGTACACCAAAATCGCCAGGATTCCGCCGCGTTCACGCCGACTTTCATGCCGCTTCCATTGCCAGACAATCGTCGCGATAACCGCGATGCTGACCAGCAGCATGAAATAGTTTGTCACCGCTGGCGTCGTGAAGAAAAATACGATCAGCGGCAGCAACAGTAAAAATCCCGTCGCCAGCCAGAGCTTGTTCGCTACGCCGTAGCTTTTTTCATACAAAGCGGCTTTGCTTTCAATCCGCGCGCTCCCTTTGTACTGCCTGCGTCCAAGCAAAAAAATGACTAGTCCCAATAGCATGCCCACCGTCGCCAGCGCAAACCCAATGCTCCAGTTTTCACTGCGTTCGGCAATTTCGTTGATGCCTGCCGACAGCGTCGCGCCAATGTTTATAAAGAGATAGAAGATCGTATACGCCCTGTCGATGCGGGGATCACCGTCTTCAAACAGCATGCCGACCAGAATCGAAATCGATGATTTCAGCAACCCCGTCCCCAAAATGATAAACGCCAAGCCAAGAAAAAAAGTCAGCAGTCCATCGCTGTGCAACGCTAAAATCAAATTGCCGACGAAGATACCCAAACCGCCCAACTTGATCGCGTTAACCTGCCCCAGCAAATTGTCCGCTAACCAGCCGCCAAGCACCGGCGACATCCAGGTAAAGGAAATGTAGGTGCCGACAATGAGTCCCGCCTGCGCGTCATCGATCCCCAGCCCTTTCGTTAAATACAAAATCAGCACCGACATGATGCCATAGTAGCTGAACCGTTCCCACATCTCCGTGCCTGCCAGGAAGAACATGCCCCGCGGATAGCCGACCTGTCCCTTATTGTCCACTGCTGTCGCCTCCTTTTATCGCATTGTATTTACTTCTCCCTTCTTTTTCCCATTTCCTTCCATCGTTTTATATCTAATTCGCCATCTTCCACCAAGAGTAACCAGAACGTTTTTCAATTTTCGCCTCACTCCTTTATAGCAAGAAAGGACGTTTCCACTTAGAAACGTCCTTTCAAGCTTGTCTTACCTGATTTCATAAGAAATATTCTTCGCTTTTTTAAAAGCAACGCTTATCCAATCACTACTCCACTTCACCGTTTTCTTTTTTCAATTGAAGAAAGAAAACAAGCAATGCAACAAATAACCCCGCGGAAAAATAGGCGAACCAGTCGCCCCAGCAGCTGTAGAGCGACTGCCCTTGGCCAAGTTGCACTTCGCCTACCAACAGTACCGCTTCCTCATCACCGCTACTCTCCATCATTTTAAGCATGCGCCCTTTGTTGTCGCTCAGACTCAGCAAGCCCCACTGCCCAGCGCGCGCCACCGCATAGTTGTACTCAACGCCGCGCACAATCGCAACGCGCGCATGCAATAACGCATCGGTCTTAAAATCGAGCGCAGGCACAAGCAAGAGCTGCGTCCCCGCCTGGCCATAGGCACGGCTCGGTTCTGGAAAGTCCATATCTTTGCAGATGGCAACGCCCCAGACTCCGCCGTCTTTTTGCACGCTCACACCAAGCTTTTCCCCCGCAGTATATTTTCCTTCGGAAAACGGCAGCAAATGTTGCTTGTCATAGCGCAACGCATTTCCCCCACTTGGCAAAAACAAATAGGCCGTGTTGTAAAAACGCCCGTCCTGCTCTACATCCAGCGCTGCAATTAGCGCGACCTGATATTGGCGGGCCGCCGCAGCAAAGACATCCAACACCTGCGCCCGCTCATTCAGATTCAAACCGGCAATTTTTTCCGGCAACACGACTAGCTTGACGCCGGAGCGCGCAAGGCGTTCCACACAAGCAATATATTGGCTGATCATCTCGTCCGCACGTTGCGGCTGTTTGCGCGACAGCAAATCTTCTACCTTCACCGGAATCGACGCCATGCCGATTTTCACTGTCGGCCCTTGGTTCGCTACGGATAAACGGCAGATGCCAAACAGCAGCGTAAGAAGAAGAATGCATAATGGAATCAAACTCGCCTGCAAACATATTTTTCTGTTTTTACGGTAATGCCAGGCTAAGGCAAGACCGGACGGAACCAACAGCAGCAAAAAGGATATGCCCCAGATTCCCGTGATCGAGGCAATTTGGAGCAGCGGCAAATTAAACACCTGCGTATACGCGATGCTGTCAATCGTCCCTGCCTTTGAATATTGTGCAACGATCCACTCAAACGCCGTCCAACCGCTGGCCAAAAGAAAACTCCCTATCCAGTGTGCTTTACGTAATGCCAGATAACGAAACAACATGACCAAACTTGTAAAAGCAACGGCGCTTATTAGATTTCCGTAAACAAGAAACGAGACGGGAATAATAGTCTGCGCATAGGCAAAGACGACATTGGAAAAGCCCGCAAAGCAAACGACAAACGCGGCCAACGCGCTGCAGCGCGTGGATGCCCGCAGTGTATATACCAAAAGCGGAAGCGGCGCCAACCACGTCAGCAACCAATTATTATAGACTCCGGTCGAAAAGTAATAGGCCAGCGAACTACAGAGCATCGTTGCCGCCAGTTCCATCAATCTCAATCCGCCTTGCATAATCTGCTTGCTATCCTGCATTGCCGTCACCGCTTTCTTTCGTCAAATATAATCATTACTTCTCTACTTTATCGGAATGCACAAGTAATATCGCGCAGCCGCATCATTGGGAATGAACGTTTCGTCAAACAGCTCAAAATCATAATCGCCACAGGGTTCAATCTTCCACGCAAACAACAACTCGCCATAAATCCGTCGAATCGTTTTCGGAACCTCTTCAATAATCGCGGCAATCGGAAAGGCCGCATATTGGTTCGCGGGAATTTCGACGGAAACCAGGCCCGGCGGCAGTGGGTCTTCCGCGCCCGCTTCCACGCCTGCAACATACGTTAACACATTGCTGTCTTTGCGATCGTCGCCATATGTTTCAAAGCCATAGCTGAAGTTGGAATTTGCGGCATTTTTTATTTCTGCCATGCGCAACGCCAAACGGCTCCAAAGCTTCGGAATTTCCCGGTTCGAATTATCGCCTCTATACTGCAGCCCCACGATATTTATTTTTCCCCGCTCGATAAAAATCGGCTCGATCCTGTCTTCGCCTTTTTTCAGACTGAGTATCGCCTCGTTAAAAATCACTTGATCCAAATTGGCAAAATGCGTTTTATTTACCCGATAGGCTTTGGGCGTGAAACCATACATCGCTTTAAAACCTCTGGTGAACGCGGCTTGCGATTCGTAGCCGCAGGCAAATGCGATATCGATAATCGCTTTTTTCGTTTCCACCAAATCCAGAGCCGCACGGCTCAGCTTTCTCCGCCGTATATACTCGCTCAGCGTGATGCCGGTAAGCGCTTTAAAAATGCGGCTGTAATGAAATTTTGACAGCCGCGTCAGTTGCATTATATCGTCAAGCCAAATATCGTCGTCCAGATTGCTCTCAATGAACGTTACGATTCGATTCGTGTCCTCTAAAAATTTCATCCTCCAACCTCCTGCATCTCTTCTTATTATATACGCAGCGAATTTTATTTTTTTGATATAAATTGCTGTTTATCAGATGCAAATCGATAAAGATAAAAAAGTTGCCGCAAATTATTTTTCGCGACAACTTTTTTATCTTTTCTTATCTCCGCTTCTCTTCTTCCCATTTCGCAACGAACTCTTTTAATATTTTTCCGATCGCATCGCCGATATGGGAGTAGGCTTCATCCGTAAGGTTCGCCAGCGAGATCCGTATCGACCATTCCGATGCATGAAAGCCGTTGCCGCCCAGCAAGACGACGGAAAATTCCTCGGCCAAGCGCAGCAGGATATCGACCGGTTTATGATTCGCCTGCAGATAGTGGGCGAACTCCTTATTATAATAGTGCGCCGCCCATTCCAAAAGATCAAACTGCGTATAATAGGCCGCGTCGTGCTGGTCTTGTCGCAGCTTCAAGCCTAAGCTGTCGAAGAGTAGCTTCTTGCGACGGCGGCAGATATCTTTCGTCAAATTCTTATAGCGGTCTTCCTTATCCAAGAGCGCAAACAACGAGAAAAAAGCCATCTGAACCTGCTGCGGCGTAGAAAGCCCGGCGGTATGATTCAGCGCGACCTGACGGCTGTCGGCCACGATCCGCTCGATAAACGGAATGCTGTCCGGCTCAATTGAAAGGCCCTCATAGCGTTTTCGCGCGCGCAGCGTTTTGTCCTCCGCCTGATTGCGCAGCAGTTTATCAAAGACATTGTTTTCATACAAGGCAATCGTCCCCAGCCGCCAGCCGGTTACGCCGAAATACTTGGAAAACGAATACACGCCGATCGCATTATAAGGCAGCTCTGCCATCAACGACTGAAAGCCATCGACAAAGGTACTGTAGACGTCATCCGATATGATCATCAGATCCCGGTTATGAGTCTCCACGATCTCGCGCAACTGGCGCACCGTTTCCGGCTTCATCGCCACCGACGCCGGGTTGCTCGGGTTCACGATGAACAAGGCCTTGATCGACGGATCGCAAAGTTTCTTCATTTCTTCCGGCGGGTACTGCCAGGTATGGATGCCGTCGACCGTCATCTCGTCGGCAAGCACCTCGACCACCTGCAAGTTATAGCGCGGCAGATGCGGAATCTCCAGGTAAGGCGTAAAGATCGGCGCCATCAGCGCGATCTTATCGCCCTTATCAAAGATATTATTGGCAATCAGGCTGTCGAAGATATAGCACATGCCCGCCGTCGCGCCTTCGACCGCAAAGAGGCTCAATTTGTCGCCGGATCGCTCCGGCAGCGACAATTCCTGCTCCAGATAGTCACGCACAACCGCTTCCACATGCCTGAGCATGCGGCTGGGCAGCGGATAATTATCGCCGATGATTCCGTCCGCCAGCTCATAGACCCACTCATCCGGCTCGAAGCCTTTCAGCGTGATGCCATAGGCAACGATCTTATTTAAAAGTTCCGCGCCGGGCATTGATGCATGCTTTTCCAGATAGAACTTCAGCCGCTCTGCAATTCCCTCGCGCTTCGGCATGCCGGCCAGATCCTTATCCGCCCAAACCCGGCGCGTTTCTTCGACCGCGAACATGCCGAAAAGAAAGAACGCCTCACGCGGCGTCGCCGCTGTCCAATTCGGATTTCCCCGCCCTGCATCGAGCAGCGAATGCGCTTCGTTTTCCCTTGCCAAACCGATCAATTTGTCTTTGAGTTCAAACGGGCTGACTTTGCCGTAAATCCGCTCAATTTCATCACGCTGAAAATTATGTTTGCTCATGTCCATAATCCTCCTTTAATCCGATACAGCTCTTGCGCTAAGCCTGTCTTCTTACAAGGATTTTTCCATTTACAACCAATTCTTTCCATTATTATACCATGTCCCGTGCGTGAGGATAGCAGCAGATTTTGTACAAATCAGCGTTTGCCGCTAATTTTATTGCGCAGCGGCGCTGTCAGCGGCAGTGTAAGCAGCGCGACCAGCGCAACGATAATGACGGCGGTCTTTACCCCGACGGAATCGCTGAGCATGCCGTAAAGAAACGGCGATACCGCACCGGAGCCGATCGTCAGCGTATAAAAGACCGCGAACGCCTGTTGGCGTCGTTCCTCCGTCACCAACTCCGGCACGCTGCCGTACAGCACCGATGAAGTGCCGTTCAGCGCAATGCCGATGAACGGCGAAAACACGATCGCCGCCTGCAAAGGAAAGAGAATCATCGCAAAGATGCCCAGCGTCGTCATCAGTTCGGTCACAATCACAGAGCGCAGCACCCCAACCTTGAGCGCCAAAATCCCGCAGACCAGTTTTCCCGCCGCGCCTCCGGCAAAGATAAGCGAAAGCACCAGACCGATCGTCGCAATGCCCGCGCCTTTTTCCTGCAATAAAAACGGCAGGAACGTCAAGAACCCCATCCGCGTCGCACTGTCTATGACGCCGATCGTCGACAGAGACCAGAACGCTTCATACCCCCGCCAGCGCAAACGGCCGCCGGATGCTTTGCCCGCCTTCGCTTGCATAGCGCCCTCGCTTTGCCGTACATTCCGCTGGCTCAAAATAATGACAAGCGCAATGCCCGCCCCCAGCAGTCCGAACATCTGGCCGACCGACATCCAACTGTGATTCAGCAGCAGATAAGCGGCCGTTCCCGGCAACGCCAGTTTACCGATATCGCCTGCGACGTTGAACGTGCTCAAGGCCGTCCGGCGCGCACTTACGCCGACATACGCATTCGAGATCAAAGACGACGCGATCGGATGCTGCACACTCGCACCCAAACCGCCAAGCACCAGAAAAACGCCGAGCGCCAGCGGCGTTGCCGCATAACCCCAGCAAAAGACCGTCACACTGGTCAAAACGATCCCTGCCGTCAGTAAGCGCAGCGAGCCGACCCGCTGCGCAAGCGAACTGGCCGGCACCTGAAAGCCCGCCATCGTGCCGGAAAAAAGCGTCTTCAAAAAGCCGATCTCCGCAAAACTCAACGCAAACTGCGCCTGCCAAAGCGGGAAAAAGACATACAGCATATCCGAAAAGCCATCCTGGATAAAATGCGCCAGACTCCCTGTCAGCAGCGTCTTTTTTTCTTTTCTCGCAACCGGTTCACTACTTTCGATTTTAGCCATTTTACCCCCTGCTTTTCTAATGCGCGCGCATGTATTCGAGCAATCCGCTCTCCCTGTTGCCGTGCCGGGCCAGCACTTCGAGCAAGGTGCGGATCGGCAGCGTAAATGTTTTTTCCCGATGAAAAATCAGCGAAAAATCAATCGTCAGCAAAGGCGCGTCCTCGAACGCGACCAGCGCCCCCTCCCTCAGGTCGTGTTTCACCAGCACTTCCGGCAATACGCCGACGCCCAGCCCGTTAAGCGCCGCTTGCCGAATTCCTTCCGAATCGCTGTATTCCAAAACCGGCCGTTTCTTGTTTTCCTTTAAGAGTCCGTCGTATTTTCCCCGGTAGATGGAGCCCTGCTTGAGCGCGATGAACGGGTGGAGCCAGACATCCTTACCGTATTTCGCAAGCAGATCCGGCCGGGCCACCCAGAGCAGCGGTTCGACGACGATATCGAATTTGACGATTCGTTTGTTGGCAATTTCCTTGTGGACAATCGCAAAATCAAAACAATTATCCAACACGCCTTTCACCGCGGTCGGAACGTCAAGACAATGTTCAATTTGTACCGCAACATTGGGCAGCTGCGTTTGAAATTCCTGCAGAACAGGCGAGAGCGTATGCGCCGCGACCGCGGTACCCAGTCCAATCTTGATCACCCTGTCATAGGAAAACTCCTGCAAGGCCGCTTGCGCTTCGCCGTGCAAGAGCAGCATTTTTTCGGCATAGCCGATCAGGCGCGTTCCCGCTTCGGTTCGATACAGCTTCTTGCCCACCCGCTCAAAGAGCAAGACGCCAAAGTCTTCTTCCAGCGTTCTGATCTGCGTCGTCACGGTCGGCTGGCTGAATTTCAGCTGTTCTGCCGCCTGCGTGATATTCTCCATCTTCGCCACCATCAGAAACGTTTCCAATAAACGCAGTTCCATATCCGCAACACATCCTACAATTTTACTTGCTCTCATTGTAAGACATCCTTGCGCGCCTGACAAATTTACAGCAACGGTTCTTCTCATTAAGCATACCCGTTCACGTCGTAAAAAGGAAATTGAAGTTCTTAATTGAGTCAATGCCTTTTTCAAATGAATGCTTTTTTTGTAGCAGAAATGAAAAACGGCCCACGACGTAATGCCGTGAACCATTGATTCGCTTGGGCGGTTATGTTGTTGTCTCTTGTTAGGCCGTTTGGATGCAAATTCTGCAGCCTGGCTTTTTGTGTTTTTTTCCGTGTTTTTTCTTGGTCTGAAATAATTGATTTTATTGCTTGATAGGTTTGGATGCTTGGCTATTTTTTGGGGGAATTCCTTTTTGAATTGCGCTTCTGCTAAACCTCACACTTAGGAAAATACAAAACTATTGATAACCCCATCCACGTCATTTTTTGTTGGACAAATTCATCCAACAAACTTACCCAGTTCAACCTAATTTTCTTCAAATGCGATTTTCAACTCACCTGTGAAACAAATCTTCTGCCCCACTTCGATACTTCCTATTTTTGCTTCAAACTCAACCAACACATCTTCTTTTAGTCCAATGTCGCAGACTGTACTCCAAGAATCAATAATCTTCATCACTTGCGCAGTTATTTTACTATGTGAAGAATTTTTTATAGGTTGTGATATTCCCAATACTTCACTTTCGCTCACCACCGTATATCGATTTACAAAGACAACTTTTATTTCTATGTCAATATCTTGTCCAACTATAAATCGACTGTTCTCCTCCCCATTTTCTGCATACTCTCTTTCATCCAAAAAATAGAACCAAAAATCATTACATTCCGATGTATTAAATATGATATTGATACACCTTTCATATCCATCTCCAATTATTTCACGGATTTTCCCTTTCATTTCATCACTACTTTCTATTCCATTTTCAAAGTTTTATTCACACTGCCTGCACTGATGACATTTTATTGGTTGCTGCGTATTTTTCGTCAGTCCCCATTTCCGCATTTCCTGTAAAATCGTCAGCATACTGGTTCCCATTTCACTCAGCCCATATTCAACGCGCGGCGGCACTTC
The Azotosporobacter soli DNA segment above includes these coding regions:
- a CDS encoding LysR family transcriptional regulator, producing MRASKIVGCVADMELRLLETFLMVAKMENITQAAEQLKFSQPTVTTQIRTLEEDFGVLLFERVGKKLYRTEAGTRLIGYAEKMLLLHGEAQAALQEFSYDRVIKIGLGTAVAAHTLSPVLQEFQTQLPNVAVQIEHCLDVPTAVKGVLDNCFDFAIVHKEIANKRIVKFDIVVEPLLWVARPDLLAKYGKDVWLHPFIALKQGSIYRGKYDGLLKENKKRPVLEYSDSEGIRQAALNGLGVGVLPEVLVKHDLREGALVAFEDAPLLTIDFSLIFHREKTFTLPIRTLLEVLARHGNRESGLLEYMRAH
- a CDS encoding peptide MFS transporter; its protein translation is MDNKGQVGYPRGMFFLAGTEMWERFSYYGIMSVLILYLTKGLGIDDAQAGLIVGTYISFTWMSPVLGGWLADNLLGQVNAIKLGGLGIFVGNLILALHSDGLLTFFLGLAFIILGTGLLKSSISILVGMLFEDGDPRIDRAYTIFYLFINIGATLSAGINEIAERSENWSIGFALATVGMLLGLVIFLLGRRQYKGSARIESKAALYEKSYGVANKLWLATGFLLLLPLIVFFFTTPAVTNYFMLLVSIAVIATIVWQWKRHESRRERGGILAILVYVVYQIAYFSLYQQVSDTIILFMDRVVDMQVAGISISSGAASLLFNSLFVIVLAPLLATLYSWLGKRDWEPSTPVKFFLALSVMSLSFLVFGLTAQGAVTGAKASIWLVILGFFIFTISDVLSGPISLSLIAQLAPKNISGFMMGSMFFSMAAGGYVSGLLTAWVGGDVAPGASVETYAQLYATLFLYCAAAMLSVALLYLFVVPFLKRIHHLAAGETAEEEKQDTLLE
- a CDS encoding apolipoprotein N-acyltransferase — translated: MQDSKQIMQGGLRLMELAATMLCSSLAYYFSTGVYNNWLLTWLAPLPLLVYTLRASTRCSALAAFVVCFAGFSNVVFAYAQTIIPVSFLVYGNLISAVAFTSLVMLFRYLALRKAHWIGSFLLASGWTAFEWIVAQYSKAGTIDSIAYTQVFNLPLLQIASITGIWGISFLLLLVPSGLALAWHYRKNRKICLQASLIPLCILLLTLLFGICRLSVANQGPTVKIGMASIPVKVEDLLSRKQPQRADEMISQYIACVERLARSGVKLVVLPEKIAGLNLNERAQVLDVFAAAARQYQVALIAALDVEQDGRFYNTAYLFLPSGGNALRYDKQHLLPFSEGKYTAGEKLGVSVQKDGGVWGVAICKDMDFPEPSRAYGQAGTQLLLVPALDFKTDALLHARVAIVRGVEYNYAVARAGQWGLLSLSDNKGRMLKMMESSGDEEAVLLVGEVQLGQGQSLYSCWGDWFAYFSAGLFVALLVFFLQLKKENGEVE
- a CDS encoding MFS transporter, which codes for MAKIESSEPVARKEKKTLLTGSLAHFIQDGFSDMLYVFFPLWQAQFALSFAEIGFLKTLFSGTMAGFQVPASSLAQRVGSLRLLTAGIVLTSVTVFCWGYAATPLALGVFLVLGGLGASVQHPIASSLISNAYVGVSARRTALSTFNVAGDIGKLALPGTAAYLLLNHSWMSVGQMFGLLGAGIALVIILSQRNVRQSEGAMQAKAGKASGGRLRWRGYEAFWSLSTIGVIDSATRMGFLTFLPFLLQEKGAGIATIGLVLSLIFAGGAAGKLVCGILALKVGVLRSVIVTELMTTLGIFAMILFPLQAAIVFSPFIGIALNGTSSVLYGSVPELVTEERRQQAFAVFYTLTIGSGAVSPFLYGMLSDSVGVKTAVIIVALVALLTLPLTAPLRNKISGKR
- the aspD gene encoding aspartate 4-decarboxylase — translated: MSKHNFQRDEIERIYGKVSPFELKDKLIGLARENEAHSLLDAGRGNPNWTAATPREAFFLFGMFAVEETRRVWADKDLAGMPKREGIAERLKFYLEKHASMPGAELLNKIVAYGITLKGFEPDEWVYELADGIIGDNYPLPSRMLRHVEAVVRDYLEQELSLPERSGDKLSLFAVEGATAGMCYIFDSLIANNIFDKGDKIALMAPIFTPYLEIPHLPRYNLQVVEVLADEMTVDGIHTWQYPPEEMKKLCDPSIKALFIVNPSNPASVAMKPETVRQLREIVETHNRDLMIISDDVYSTFVDGFQSLMAELPYNAIGVYSFSKYFGVTGWRLGTIALYENNVFDKLLRNQAEDKTLRARKRYEGLSIEPDSIPFIERIVADSRQVALNHTAGLSTPQQVQMAFFSLFALLDKEDRYKNLTKDICRRRKKLLFDSLGLKLRQDQHDAAYYTQFDLLEWAAHYYNKEFAHYLQANHKPVDILLRLAEEFSVVLLGGNGFHASEWSIRISLANLTDEAYSHIGDAIGKILKEFVAKWEEEKRR
- a CDS encoding AraC family transcriptional regulator is translated as MKFLEDTNRIVTFIESNLDDDIWLDDIMQLTRLSKFHYSRIFKALTGITLSEYIRRRKLSRAALDLVETKKAIIDIAFACGYESQAAFTRGFKAMYGFTPKAYRVNKTHFANLDQVIFNEAILSLKKGEDRIEPIFIERGKINIVGLQYRGDNSNREIPKLWSRLALRMAEIKNAANSNFSYGFETYGDDRKDSNVLTYVAGVEAGAEDPLPPGLVSVEIPANQYAAFPIAAIIEEVPKTIRRIYGELLFAWKIEPCGDYDFELFDETFIPNDAAARYYLCIPIK